TTTGGCCGCCCGGCCATTACTGGGGCACTGCCTCCAGGTCTTTACCTTTCGGTTTAGCGCTGTCTACCGCTCAGCCCGTGGCGATACTCCAGTTTTTATTGTGTATCGGAGTACACTTGGGTGCTCTCTTCCTTGGTGATGGGCAGCCGGATGTCGTCACTAAGGATCTGGACGCGGACGCGCTGATCTCCTGCGGCGATTGCCTGAGCGCGCACCCGGAACAGCGCCTCTGCCTTGGCTGGCAGACGGGGCAATTTGCCGAAGAGGACCTCTGAGCCATTGATCGTGTTGGTGGTGGGACCTTCGCCGGCCAGGGGGCGCACACCTTCCGGCAGGATCACCATCACTTGCACGTTCGTGGCCTCCTTGGTTCCCTGGTTGACGACGCGGATTTCGTAGGTGGTTTCCGTGCCCACGGCCACCGGATCTCGCGTGTCCGCCACCTGGAAGTGGAGCGCGGAGATGCCCTCCACCTGGATGGTCAACCGCTGATCGTCTCCCAGACCGAGTTCATCGCGGACTGTGCACGTGAGCGGCTGCTCTCCGGCAGCAATCGGCCGCACCACAAGTTCTACCTGTCCGGTTTGGCCGACAGGCAACTCCTGGAGCAACCACTGGACGCTGTGCGTGGTCGGATCATACGTGCCCGCATTGTTCGCCCGTACAAATTGCAGTCCCGGCGGCAACGCGGCCGTCAAACGGACCATCCGCGAGCTGGCCGTGCCCGTGTTGCTCAAGGAAATCTGGTAAGTTGTTTCGCGATCCAGGAATCGCTTGGCGGGCCCTTCAACCGCCAGTTTGAGTTGCGGCGCCAGCACGTTGATGGTACTCTGATTCTCCACCCGAACGTTGCCGTCTGCCCGGGCGATCAGCCGATTGACGGCCGTTCCCGGCCGAACGGCACGCAAGCGCAACTGGACCTGTCGGGATTCCCCAGGGCGGAGGTCTCCCAACACGTTCTCCAGTTCGCTGCCGGCGGGATGCTGCATTTCCTGCGGAACATGTTCCTCCAGCACCACATTCGTCGCCACGCCCGAGCCGCTGTTGCTCACGGTGATCGTTGCCGTAATTTCATCGCCGATGAGGGCCTGAGGCGGAAACTCGGCCTTTAACGTGAGCTGCGGTCGGGTGGAACGCGTCCTGGCCGAGGCCTGGGCATGGACGAGGACCGTCACGACGCTCCCCAACTCACCCTCCTGCAACGGCATGAACTCCGCTTCCAGCGCGATTTCATCGCCGGGCTTCATAGGGCCGAGCGTCCACACAAGAGTTCCCTGCATCTGCTGACTGGCCTGCGGATTGGTCCGCAGCACGCGGACGCCCCAGGGGATCGGATCCTGGACCTCCACCTTATTGATGGGGATTGCCCCACTGTTACGGATCACGATTCGTGCGGTGGCGGGCTTTCCCACCTGAACCTCGCTGGGAAGAATCTTCTGAATGGTGATTTGCGGTGTTTGCGGGCCTTCCAAACCGGCGTCGCCCGGCCGGGCATCTCCCTCTGACCCCGTCGGCAGGGATGCCCCGCCCGCATCCGACGCTGCTCCCGTTCCCGACACAAAACCGCCTGAGCCTCCCGAGCCCGACTGGAGCGGCA
This is a stretch of genomic DNA from Thermogutta terrifontis. It encodes these proteins:
- a CDS encoding DUF11 domain-containing protein, yielding MHAWVQRLKMYLVTRPGRWLILATVLVVVPVAAITIKMFWNGHGMSVQAEELNQTAIPQPAVAPQPQPFVPSNSVHPLEKSDSRSGVNTPVASGPPLNPPENPLRSGSRPLPTEKRQLSSPVIPTKVDGQEPPDNAPGDRVGGAPGAASREIPALLESQPTKSPRVLPPPPQTSAASSLGDVSSPAGAGWIVPDTPTTESDSSSARTNSPKNANSASPENSGVGTTEAASTGIPDAAQVLPPGGMPVQMPSQPSASQATQATPPAFNPGPTELPTRQVDTSADTGVTGSVPGNPGPLTASSQSSNSPSAGNAAESGPVARPASPVASPFDTLPPPPNGQTPAIITPPPTRVLPLQSGSGGSGGFVSGTGAASDAGGASLPTGSEGDARPGDAGLEGPQTPQITIQKILPSEVQVGKPATARIVIRNSGAIPINKVEVQDPIPWGVRVLRTNPQASQQMQGTLVWTLGPMKPGDEIALEAEFMPLQEGELGSVVTVLVHAQASARTRSTRPQLTLKAEFPPQALIGDEITATITVSNSGSGVATNVVLEEHVPQEMQHPAGSELENVLGDLRPGESRQVQLRLRAVRPGTAVNRLIARADGNVRVENQSTINVLAPQLKLAVEGPAKRFLDRETTYQISLSNTGTASSRMVRLTAALPPGLQFVRANNAGTYDPTTHSVQWLLQELPVGQTGQVELVVRPIAAGEQPLTCTVRDELGLGDDQRLTIQVEGISALHFQVADTRDPVAVGTETTYEIRVVNQGTKEATNVQVMVILPEGVRPLAGEGPTTNTINGSEVLFGKLPRLPAKAEALFRVRAQAIAAGDQRVRVQILSDDIRLPITKEESTQVYSDTQ